CGCGGGCGGCCCGGCCGGTTCGTCGAGCCGATCTTCGTGCGCCGCCGCCGCGGGGAGTACCTGTTCGCGCTGGTCAACACCGAGCAGCCGATGCGCAACATCCCCATCGAGGTCGGCCTGCCTGCGGGCATCTCGCTGCGGGGTGCCTCACTCATCGACCCCGCGGCTGCCCCCATCGGGGAGGTTCCCACGTCCTGGGTTCCCGGCAGCGAGCGGACCGCCATCGTGGGCGTGGAGGAGTTGCAGGAGTTCGCCGTGGTGGTCGTGCGCCTGGAACTCGACGAGGCCGATGGCTGACGGATCCACCGCAGCGGGCTCGACGTCCGGGGGAACCGTGGTCGTCGCAGGTGCCTCCTTTCCCAGCCTCGACACCGAGCGCTCGTTCCTGGAGCCGCTGGGCTGCACCATCGTCGACAAGCGCTTCGCCGCCGACGAGGAGGTGCTGGAGGTGTGCCGGGAAGCAGTGGCGGTGATGACCGACTACTTCGTCTGCGACGCGGCGCGCATCGCCGCCTTCGAGCGCTGCAAGGTGATCTGCCAGTACGGCGCCGGCCTGAACCAGGTGGACGTGGCGGCGGCCACGGCCGCGGGCATCTACGTCACCCACACCCCCGACTACTGCAGCGAGGAGCTCGGCGACCACACGATGGCGCTGATCCTTGCCTCGATGCGGCGCATCGTGCGCTTCGACCGGAACATCCGGGCCGGACGCTGGGACTACAACGACGGCATGCCGATGCGCCGCCTGGCGGACTGCACCCTCGGGCTCGTGGGCTTCGGCAGGGCGGCGCGGGCGGTGGCGGTGCGTGCCCGGGGGTTCGGCATGACGGTCATCGCGCACGATCCGCTCGTCGATGACGCCACCTTCGCCGCCGCCGGCGTGACGCGTGCCGCCGAGCTCGCCGACCTGCTGGCTGCCGCCGAGGTGGTCAGCGTCCACGTCCCGCTGGTGCAGTCCACGCGCCACCTCATCGGCGCCGAGGAGCTGGCCCTGCTGCGCGACGGGGCGTTCCTCGTGAACACCTCCCGCGGCGGGGTCATCGATCAGCGGGCGCTGGCTGCCGAACTGGCCACCGGGCGCCTGGGCGGGGTCGGCCTCGACGTGCTCGAGCAGGAGCCGCCGGCCGCCGACGAGCCACTCCTGTCGTGCGAGGACGCCGTGTTGACGCCGCACACCGCGTTCCTGTCGGTCGAGTCGCTGGAACTCGTGCAGACCCGCGCCGGCGCCGAGGTGGCACGCGTGCTCACCGGCGAGGCGCCGGTCTACGGCGTGAACGTCGCGGGCGTGCGCGACGGCCGGACCGGCGACGGAGCAGCAGGCCCCGACGATGTGGCTCTATTCTGGCGAGAGAACTGATCTGGAGAACGCAATGGGCGCAATCACTCTCGATAACTGCACGAAGGTGTATCCCAACGGGGTACGGGCCGTGGACGACCTGTCGTTGCAGATCAACGATGGCGAGTTCATGGTGCTCGTGGGCCCGTCGGGCTGCGGCAAGTCCACGATGCTGCGGATGATTGCCGGTCTGGAGGAGGTCACCGAGGGGACGATCACCATCGGTGACCGCGACGTGACCGACCTGGCGCCTCCCGAGCGGGACATTGCCATGGTGTTCCAGAACTACGCCCTCTACCCGCACATGTCGGTGCGGGAGAATCTCGGCTTCGGGCTGCGCATGCGCAAGGTCTCCAAGGCTCAGCGCGCCGAGCAGGTGGACGCCGTGGCGCGCACGCTCGGCCTCGGCGAATTGTTGGATCGCAAGCCGGCTGCGCTCTCGGGCGGGCAGCGCCAGCGGGTGGCGATGGGGCGCGCCATGGTCCGCGAGCCGGCGGCGTTCCTGATGGACGAGCCGCTCTCGAACCTCGACGCCAAGCTGCGGGTGGCGATGCGCTCGGAGCTGGTGCGCCTGCACGCCCGCCTGCAGACCACGTCGCTGTTCGTGACCCACGACCAGACCGAGGCGATGACGTTGGGCCAGCGGGTGGCGGTACTGCGCGACGGGGTGCTGCAGCAGTGCGACACCCCCCAGCACCTCTTCAGCAACCCCGTGAACCTGTTCGTCGGCGCATTCATCGGCTCGCCGAGCATGAACTTCGTGGAGGCCGCGGTCGCCGGCGACGGCGTCGTGTTCCCCGGCCTGCAGATGCCGCTGCCGGAGGGTTCGCCGCTGGTCGGCCAGGAACGGTCCGTGATCGTGGGCATCCGGCCGACCGATTTCGCGCACTCCGACGACGCCGCCGACGATCTGCCGCGCATGCGCGTAGTGCCTTCGGTGGTGGAGGAGCTCGGCGCGGAGACCTACCTCGTGTTTACCATCGACGCTCCCCGCGTCGACACCGACGCCACCCGCGCGGCCGCGGACGCCGAGCGCACCGACGAGATGACGCTGCTGGCCGACGAGGAGGGCGCCACCTTCACCGCCCGCATCGACCCGCGCCGCTCACCCCGCCCCGGAACACCCGTCGAACTCGCCGTCGACAGCCAGCGCGTCCACTTCTTCGACCCCGAGACCGGCGACGCCATCCGCGCCGCCCAGGAGACTGCTGAGCAATGCTCCTGACGCCCCGACACGTCATTCCGGCGAAGGCCGCAATCCAGGACCTGGCCACCCGACCGCCGCTGCCCGTGGATTACTCTGCACACTCCTAGCCGGCTGCGTCCCGGTCCGCTTCGAGTCCGCTGTCGGGGGCCGATGGGTAGGCTTGGACGCCGGTGCCGCCGAGCCGACCGGGCGCAGTGGGGTTCATGGGCCACGTCCGGCGGTCACCGAGCTGCTGGAGGGACGTGATGGGCGGTTTGAGCGCAGGGAGACGGAGCCCCTCGAGAGCCTCGGGAGCGGTGGCGGTTGCGGCGGCCGTGGCCATCCTGGCCGCGGCCTGCGGCGGCGATGACGGCGACGCCGGCGGGG
Above is a window of bacterium DNA encoding:
- the ugpC gene encoding sn-glycerol-3-phosphate ABC transporter ATP-binding protein UgpC, whose protein sequence is MGAITLDNCTKVYPNGVRAVDDLSLQINDGEFMVLVGPSGCGKSTMLRMIAGLEEVTEGTITIGDRDVTDLAPPERDIAMVFQNYALYPHMSVRENLGFGLRMRKVSKAQRAEQVDAVARTLGLGELLDRKPAALSGGQRQRVAMGRAMVREPAAFLMDEPLSNLDAKLRVAMRSELVRLHARLQTTSLFVTHDQTEAMTLGQRVAVLRDGVLQQCDTPQHLFSNPVNLFVGAFIGSPSMNFVEAAVAGDGVVFPGLQMPLPEGSPLVGQERSVIVGIRPTDFAHSDDAADDLPRMRVVPSVVEELGAETYLVFTIDAPRVDTDATRAAADAERTDEMTLLADEEGATFTARIDPRRSPRPGTPVELAVDSQRVHFFDPETGDAIRAAQETAEQCS
- a CDS encoding C-terminal binding protein — its product is MADGSTAAGSTSGGTVVVAGASFPSLDTERSFLEPLGCTIVDKRFAADEEVLEVCREAVAVMTDYFVCDAARIAAFERCKVICQYGAGLNQVDVAAATAAGIYVTHTPDYCSEELGDHTMALILASMRRIVRFDRNIRAGRWDYNDGMPMRRLADCTLGLVGFGRAARAVAVRARGFGMTVIAHDPLVDDATFAAAGVTRAAELADLLAAAEVVSVHVPLVQSTRHLIGAEELALLRDGAFLVNTSRGGVIDQRALAAELATGRLGGVGLDVLEQEPPAADEPLLSCEDAVLTPHTAFLSVESLELVQTRAGAEVARVLTGEAPVYGVNVAGVRDGRTGDGAAGPDDVALFWREN